A genomic stretch from Anaerolinea thermophila UNI-1 includes:
- a CDS encoding response regulator transcription factor — MSKSILLIDDDALMRRSLGFNLEQAGFQVFTAASAEDGLVLAKRTPPDLVLLDINLPGMDGLDALRRFREEVGAPVIFVTARRRELDQVLGLELGADDYITKPFDFNILLARIKAVLRRVSGGEERKPAEPQPLLIGELRIDPLAHTVHRAGKPVDLSPREFDLLYTLALEAGKVVPADELLARVWGAEFVGEPQVLYVHIRWLREKLEDDPQNPHYILTVRGVGYKLVGGEDT; from the coding sequence ATGAGCAAGAGTATTCTGTTGATTGATGATGACGCCCTCATGCGCCGCAGTCTGGGATTCAACCTGGAGCAGGCGGGGTTTCAGGTGTTTACCGCCGCATCTGCTGAAGATGGGCTGGTGCTGGCAAAGCGTACCCCACCTGATCTCGTGTTGCTGGATATTAACTTGCCGGGCATGGACGGGCTGGATGCCTTGCGCCGCTTTCGGGAGGAAGTTGGCGCGCCGGTCATTTTCGTCACCGCTCGAAGGCGTGAACTTGATCAGGTGTTGGGGTTGGAGTTGGGCGCTGACGATTACATTACCAAACCCTTTGATTTTAACATCTTACTGGCGCGGATTAAAGCCGTCCTGCGGCGGGTTTCCGGAGGCGAGGAACGTAAGCCGGCGGAACCTCAACCCCTTCTGATTGGTGAGTTGAGAATTGACCCGTTAGCCCACACTGTTCATCGCGCCGGCAAGCCGGTTGATCTTTCTCCCCGCGAATTTGACTTGCTCTATACCCTGGCGCTGGAAGCAGGAAAAGTCGTTCCTGCAGATGAACTTCTGGCGCGGGTGTGGGGGGCAGAGTTTGTGGGCGAGCCGCAGGTGCTGTATGTGCATATCCGCTGGCTGCGGGAAAAATTGGAAGATGACCCGCAGAACCCACACTATATCCTGACTGTCAGAGGGGTGGGCTATAAACTGGTTGGAGGGGAGGATACATGA
- a CDS encoding sensor histidine kinase, whose protein sequence is MKTLRARMILSHLLPIVIVVPLIGIALIYFLETRVLLPGLLKAYSGNAALVAEITRDQLRIWSDPVYAQTILAQVSPRLSARVMLFSASGRLLASTDPADLKNLTDYLIHPALQEAQQGKIVQKVYYNRQLRGEALDLWEPVYDSQFGVVIGVVRITYLFEDIGAQFVQQRLLIAGVLLLGLAVGALIGWRLAVGLERPLSRATEAVRRLAEGEPSEIVPTGGPQEIRVLVEAVNVLAERLKNLESARRQLLANLVHELGRPLGALRSAVQALLNGAVNDHVLSGELLNGMENELVRLQSLLGELTHLYDQVLGDLELERKPVDLKAWLGELIAPWQVNAAEQGVRWETVIPDELPSLSIDPVRMGQALGNLLSNAVKFTPAGGLIRLEVSQTPAEVRICVRDTGAGIPPDELEKIFTPFYRGTQGKRFVEGMGLGLSIARDVVKAHGGRIDVESIVGQGSAFTIVLPLQG, encoded by the coding sequence ATGAAAACCCTGCGCGCCCGCATGATCCTCAGTCACTTGCTTCCTATCGTCATCGTAGTGCCCCTGATTGGTATTGCCCTGATTTATTTTCTGGAAACCCGTGTGCTTCTTCCGGGCTTGCTCAAAGCCTACTCCGGCAATGCCGCGCTGGTGGCTGAAATTACCCGCGATCAACTGCGCATCTGGAGCGATCCCGTTTATGCTCAGACGATTCTGGCGCAGGTCAGCCCGCGTCTTTCCGCCCGGGTGATGCTCTTCAGCGCCAGCGGGCGTTTACTGGCTTCCACCGATCCCGCCGACTTGAAAAACCTCACTGATTACCTGATTCATCCTGCTTTGCAGGAAGCCCAGCAGGGAAAGATTGTGCAGAAGGTGTACTATAACCGTCAATTGCGTGGTGAAGCCCTGGATTTGTGGGAGCCGGTCTATGATTCCCAGTTTGGGGTGGTGATTGGTGTGGTGCGCATCACCTATTTGTTTGAGGATATTGGTGCGCAGTTTGTTCAACAGCGCCTGCTTATTGCCGGCGTATTACTGTTGGGGCTGGCAGTGGGTGCGCTGATTGGCTGGCGGCTGGCTGTTGGGCTGGAAAGACCGCTCAGCCGGGCTACCGAAGCCGTCAGACGACTGGCTGAAGGCGAGCCCTCTGAGATTGTGCCAACGGGTGGACCCCAGGAAATACGTGTGCTGGTGGAAGCCGTCAATGTGCTGGCAGAACGCCTGAAAAATCTGGAAAGTGCTCGACGCCAATTGCTGGCAAACCTGGTGCATGAGTTGGGGCGTCCGTTGGGCGCTCTGCGCTCTGCCGTTCAAGCCCTGCTCAACGGAGCGGTGAACGACCACGTTCTATCTGGGGAACTGTTGAATGGAATGGAAAATGAACTGGTGCGCTTGCAAAGCCTGCTGGGCGAATTGACCCACCTGTACGATCAGGTACTGGGAGATTTGGAACTGGAGCGCAAACCGGTTGATCTCAAAGCCTGGCTTGGTGAACTGATTGCTCCCTGGCAGGTGAATGCGGCGGAACAGGGTGTTCGCTGGGAGACGGTGATTCCGGATGAATTGCCTTCTCTCTCGATTGACCCGGTACGTATGGGGCAGGCGCTGGGAAATCTGCTCAGTAATGCCGTCAAGTTCACCCCTGCGGGTGGCCTGATTCGCCTCGAAGTCTCTCAAACCCCCGCTGAAGTGCGCATCTGCGTGCGGGATACTGGGGCAGGCATTCCACCGGATGAACTGGAAAAAATTTTTACACCCTTTTATCGTGGAACGCAGGGCAAGCGTTTTGTTGAAGGCATGGGGTTGGGGTTGAGCATTGCGCGGGATGTGGTCAAAGCCCATGGCGGACGTATTGACGTCGAAAGCATCGTTGGGCAGGGCAGTGCCTTTACCATTGTTTTGCCTCTCCAGGGATGA
- a CDS encoding PDZ domain-containing protein, which produces MEKITWRSLFKTGVVLLTVFTLAACNAFPSFLEALPFVKSSEPSPNLQEATPVAQKNIPTPTAVAPGASGVLAAYEGTLEQVYQKVNPSVVSIRVVSQVSAVPQSFPDFPFFFDPFGNLPDTPQIQEGQGSGFVWDKEGHIVTNNHVVEGADKIEVTFSDGYVVPAELIGTDPYTDLAVIKVDVSADRLVPVTLADSSQVQVGQLAIAIGNPFGLSNTMTVGIVSATGRTLPAGETRYSIPEVIQTDAPINPGNSGGVLVDAQGNVMGVTAAIESTTRSNAGIGFVIPSIIVRKVVPSLIANGKYEHAWLGITGTSLTPAVAKAMKLDEEQRGALIIEVAKDSPADKAGLRGSTEEVKLDGSTAMVGGDVIVAINGEPTQTIEDVIAYLATKTNVGDQVNITILRDGKEKTVSVTLEARPSSKQTASATSGQVYLGISGVVLDEALVEGLNLPKDTTGILIQRVQADSPADKAGLRGGTRPVSINGRMVLAGGDVILAIDDQAITSLKDLQDVLAQHSPGDVVNVTILRNGRERTVEVTLEARP; this is translated from the coding sequence ATGGAAAAAATCACATGGCGTTCACTTTTCAAAACGGGAGTAGTTCTTCTAACCGTTTTCACGCTTGCGGCCTGTAATGCTTTCCCTTCGTTCCTTGAGGCTTTGCCGTTTGTGAAATCTTCAGAACCTTCTCCGAATCTTCAGGAAGCAACTCCGGTTGCTCAGAAAAATATTCCCACCCCGACTGCAGTAGCGCCCGGTGCAAGTGGTGTGCTGGCAGCGTATGAAGGGACTCTGGAGCAGGTCTATCAAAAGGTTAACCCTTCCGTAGTCAGTATTCGGGTAGTCTCCCAGGTTTCAGCAGTGCCGCAGTCCTTCCCGGATTTCCCATTCTTCTTTGATCCCTTTGGGAATTTGCCTGATACCCCTCAAATCCAGGAAGGGCAGGGGTCTGGCTTTGTTTGGGACAAAGAAGGGCATATTGTGACCAATAACCATGTGGTGGAAGGTGCGGACAAGATTGAAGTCACTTTTTCCGATGGTTATGTCGTTCCTGCTGAACTGATAGGCACGGATCCGTATACAGATTTAGCAGTTATCAAAGTGGACGTTTCTGCAGATCGTCTGGTGCCAGTTACGTTAGCAGACTCTTCCCAGGTACAGGTGGGGCAGTTAGCCATTGCTATCGGGAATCCCTTTGGGTTGTCCAATACCATGACAGTAGGGATTGTCAGCGCTACCGGGCGCACTCTGCCCGCTGGAGAGACGCGCTATTCCATTCCCGAAGTCATTCAAACCGATGCACCCATTAACCCGGGCAATTCGGGGGGCGTACTGGTGGATGCTCAGGGCAATGTGATGGGCGTGACTGCTGCGATTGAATCAACAACGCGCTCGAATGCAGGGATTGGATTTGTCATCCCCTCTATCATCGTGCGCAAGGTGGTGCCTTCTTTGATTGCCAATGGCAAATATGAGCATGCCTGGCTGGGTATTACCGGTACGTCACTTACTCCGGCGGTTGCCAAAGCCATGAAATTGGATGAAGAACAACGCGGTGCCTTAATTATCGAAGTGGCAAAGGACAGCCCTGCCGATAAAGCCGGTCTGCGTGGTAGTACAGAGGAAGTGAAACTGGATGGCAGTACAGCCATGGTAGGTGGAGATGTCATCGTGGCTATCAATGGTGAGCCTACCCAGACAATTGAGGATGTCATTGCCTACCTTGCCACCAAAACCAATGTGGGAGATCAGGTGAACATCACCATCCTACGTGATGGCAAGGAAAAGACTGTTTCGGTTACGTTGGAAGCCCGTCCATCTAGCAAGCAAACCGCCAGTGCAACGTCGGGCCAGGTCTATCTGGGGATCAGCGGCGTTGTGCTGGATGAAGCACTGGTTGAAGGCTTGAACCTGCCAAAAGACACTACCGGTATCCTTATCCAGCGGGTACAGGCAGATAGCCCTGCTGATAAAGCCGGTTTGCGTGGTGGCACCCGTCCGGTCTCTATCAATGGGCGTATGGTGCTGGCGGGTGGCGATGTCATCCTTGCGATTGACGATCAAGCCATCACCAGTCTGAAAGACTTGCAGGATGTGCTGGCTCAGCACTCCCCCGGTGATGTGGTCAATGTCACTATCCTGCGCAACGGTCGAGAGCGCACGGTAGAAGTCACCTTAGAGGCTCGTCCATAA
- a CDS encoding transposase, whose product MDKYIPMRSFMEEFFDDEITATKAAEIGQAMLVARSLRLTEIAGKMRGGSAASYKRIQRFLQKVDPRAMLWRLFCEQAEYVIGAPTEIERPQAWKTEYVGTLKDGKTRGFWVLLLATPYRGRALPCGLLTYSSKTIAADRSSRNVNHVRAFAGLKDLLGERPLVLDREFSYLELLLNLVEEGVNFVIRLNLGHHPPRFWDAEGREVVLSLAPGEKVIHPSVWYKGKVCVNLIGVWKKGLAEPLWVMSNLEPERAWQVYLWRMKIEETFRDLKGLLGMTRLMNKRQENMEKMVAMLLLVYAIALLIGEGLRDRLYGSPNQLQENVDVVLHKTGKKWRRYSGLFILLKQKWWLPPREWQSIVKEALASFVAIVRPTVLTHV is encoded by the coding sequence ATGGATAAGTATATCCCGATGCGTTCTTTCATGGAGGAGTTTTTTGATGATGAAATCACCGCTACCAAAGCGGCAGAAATTGGGCAAGCCATGCTGGTGGCCCGCTCCTTGCGGCTGACCGAGATTGCGGGCAAAATGCGCGGCGGTAGCGCGGCCAGTTACAAACGCATCCAGCGCTTTCTGCAAAAGGTTGACCCACGGGCCATGCTCTGGCGTCTGTTTTGTGAACAAGCCGAGTATGTGATTGGCGCCCCGACCGAGATTGAACGTCCACAAGCCTGGAAGACGGAGTATGTCGGCACGCTCAAAGACGGCAAGACGCGAGGCTTCTGGGTGTTGCTGTTGGCCACACCCTATCGCGGACGGGCTCTCCCTTGCGGTTTGCTGACCTACTCGTCCAAGACCATCGCCGCTGACCGGTCGTCGCGCAATGTGAACCATGTCCGTGCGTTCGCCGGATTGAAAGACCTGCTGGGGGAGCGTCCGTTGGTGTTGGATCGGGAATTCAGTTACCTCGAATTGTTGCTCAATCTGGTCGAAGAGGGAGTGAACTTTGTCATTCGTCTGAACCTGGGCCACCATCCGCCCAGGTTCTGGGATGCCGAGGGCAGGGAAGTGGTCTTATCACTCGCTCCCGGTGAAAAGGTAATCCACCCATCCGTGTGGTACAAAGGCAAGGTATGCGTCAACCTGATCGGTGTCTGGAAGAAGGGCCTGGCTGAACCGTTATGGGTGATGAGCAACCTCGAACCCGAGCGGGCATGGCAGGTGTATCTCTGGCGGATGAAAATCGAGGAAACCTTCCGCGATTTGAAAGGACTGCTGGGGATGACCCGGCTGATGAATAAGCGACAGGAAAACATGGAAAAGATGGTAGCAATGCTGCTGTTGGTTTATGCGATTGCCTTGTTGATCGGTGAAGGCTTGCGAGACCGCCTGTATGGATCGCCAAACCAGCTACAGGAGAATGTTGATGTCGTTCTGCACAAGACGGGCAAGAAATGGCGGCGCTATTCGGGTCTGTTTATCTTGCTCAAACAGAAATGGTGGCTTCCACCCCGTGAGTGGCAGTCCATTGTCAAGGAGGCTTTGGCGTCGTTTGTTGCTATCGTTCGCCCAACTGTCCTAACTCATGTCTGA
- the rho gene encoding transcription termination factor Rho, with protein sequence MMNILELEKEPLSKLRQLGDELNIPNAHRLKKEMLLIKIRQVEAEREGLEVRGGILEIMNEGIGFLRSDYRVGSDDVYVSQAQLRRYELRSGDLVIGHVRPPREGERHYGLVKVESINGLPPEEARRRPNFENLTPIFPDKRFDLETDRNILATRLINLIAPIGRGQRGMIVSPPKAGKTTILKQVANAISRNYPEVHLMIALIGERPEEVTDMDRSVDGEVIASTFDEPVTSHVRAAEIALERAKRLVEVGRDVVILMDSLTRLARAYNLVVTPSGRTLSGGMDPSALYPPKRFFGAARNLEEGGSLTIIATALVDTGSRLDDVVYEEFKGTGNMELHLSRRLQERRIFPALDIERSSTRREDLLLSPDELQRVWLMRRMYLQMTGTPPQGAGMDPAVATEAILQRMIKTRNNMEFLETLTEDL encoded by the coding sequence ATGATGAATATCCTTGAATTGGAAAAAGAACCCCTGTCCAAACTACGGCAGTTGGGGGATGAGTTGAATATTCCCAACGCCCACCGTCTCAAGAAAGAAATGCTGTTAATCAAGATTCGACAGGTTGAAGCCGAACGGGAGGGCTTGGAGGTGCGTGGAGGTATCCTCGAAATCATGAACGAGGGCATTGGATTCCTCCGCAGTGATTATCGCGTGGGCTCAGACGACGTTTATGTCTCTCAGGCACAACTGCGTCGTTATGAGTTGCGCAGCGGTGACCTGGTGATCGGGCATGTGCGCCCCCCACGCGAAGGCGAACGGCATTACGGGCTGGTCAAAGTAGAGAGTATTAATGGTTTACCCCCTGAGGAAGCCCGCCGCCGTCCAAATTTTGAAAACCTGACCCCCATTTTCCCGGACAAACGTTTTGATCTGGAAACTGACCGTAACATTCTGGCAACCCGTCTGATTAACCTCATCGCTCCGATTGGGCGTGGCCAGCGCGGTATGATTGTCTCGCCCCCGAAAGCCGGGAAAACCACCATTTTGAAGCAGGTGGCGAATGCTATTTCCAGGAATTATCCTGAAGTGCATTTGATGATTGCTCTCATTGGTGAGCGTCCCGAAGAAGTTACAGACATGGATCGCTCGGTGGATGGTGAAGTGATTGCTTCCACCTTTGATGAGCCGGTAACCAGCCATGTCCGCGCTGCCGAGATTGCTTTGGAGCGCGCCAAGCGTCTGGTGGAGGTGGGGCGCGATGTGGTCATTCTGATGGACTCGCTCACCCGTCTGGCACGGGCTTACAACCTGGTGGTGACACCTTCCGGGCGTACGCTTTCCGGGGGTATGGACCCCTCGGCGTTATACCCCCCCAAGCGTTTCTTTGGCGCGGCGCGTAACCTTGAAGAAGGCGGTTCACTGACCATTATCGCTACAGCGCTGGTAGATACCGGTTCTCGCCTGGATGATGTAGTGTATGAAGAGTTCAAGGGAACTGGTAACATGGAATTGCATCTCTCCAGGCGTTTGCAGGAGCGGCGCATCTTCCCTGCGCTGGATATTGAACGTTCCTCGACCCGCCGCGAAGACTTGCTACTCAGCCCCGATGAACTCCAGCGCGTCTGGCTGATGCGCCGCATGTACCTGCAGATGACAGGTACTCCCCCTCAGGGGGCTGGAATGGATCCAGCAGTAGCCACTGAAGCCATTTTACAGCGCATGATTAAGACGCGCAATAACATGGAATTCCTGGAGACTCTGACCGAGGACCTATGA
- a CDS encoding M23 family metallopeptidase, giving the protein MIHKLTGSSSPVSETPVREASSRLGVTYWLSWIPAVLMVAWLGYVVLLKVGVVEAARINLDRQVELAKVLPANAQSEAQLPDLTFTQPVSVSRVTELDTLVPSRPRTEPQKYVVQAGDSVFSIAKQFNLKPETVLWANYNLLNDNPNMLSIGQELVIPAVDGVLYEPKPGETIEDVAKKFKATPEDIISWPANKIDVADPKLVAGQTIMIPNGQREMRSWVVPTIWRANSGANKTVNAACDTSGVNVYGTGYFMWPADNHSISGNTFWSGHLGIDIAAAMGAPIYAADSGVVVYSGPIGGGYGLMVMIDHGNGFHTLYAHNSQLLVRCGQGVSKGQVIAYAGSTGNSTGPHLHFEIRYLGAFVNPLDYLR; this is encoded by the coding sequence ATGATTCATAAATTAACAGGTTCTTCATCCCCTGTATCGGAAACTCCGGTAAGGGAGGCTTCCTCTCGTCTGGGGGTTACTTACTGGTTGTCGTGGATTCCCGCTGTGCTGATGGTGGCATGGTTGGGATATGTGGTGTTGCTCAAGGTGGGTGTGGTGGAAGCTGCACGTATTAACCTTGACCGTCAGGTTGAACTGGCAAAAGTTCTTCCTGCCAATGCTCAATCTGAAGCACAGTTACCCGACTTGACCTTTACTCAGCCGGTTTCGGTTTCCCGTGTGACCGAACTGGATACGCTGGTGCCTTCGCGTCCGCGCACCGAACCGCAAAAATATGTAGTTCAGGCGGGTGACTCGGTGTTCAGCATTGCCAAACAGTTTAACTTGAAGCCGGAAACCGTGCTGTGGGCAAATTACAACCTGCTCAATGATAATCCTAACATGCTTTCCATTGGTCAGGAATTGGTCATCCCTGCTGTGGATGGTGTGTTGTACGAACCCAAACCTGGCGAGACCATCGAAGATGTGGCAAAGAAGTTCAAAGCCACCCCTGAAGATATCATTTCCTGGCCTGCCAATAAGATTGACGTTGCCGATCCCAAACTGGTTGCCGGTCAGACCATTATGATTCCGAATGGACAGCGCGAAATGCGGTCCTGGGTCGTGCCGACCATCTGGCGTGCCAATTCCGGAGCCAACAAAACCGTCAATGCCGCGTGTGATACCAGCGGTGTCAATGTGTACGGTACCGGGTACTTCATGTGGCCCGCCGACAATCATTCCATTTCCGGCAATACTTTCTGGTCCGGACATTTGGGCATTGATATTGCCGCTGCCATGGGGGCACCCATTTATGCCGCCGATAGTGGTGTGGTGGTGTACTCTGGACCCATTGGGGGGGGATATGGTCTGATGGTCATGATTGATCATGGTAACGGTTTCCATACCCTGTATGCTCACAACAGCCAGTTGCTGGTACGTTGCGGGCAGGGGGTGAGTAAAGGTCAGGTGATTGCTTATGCGGGAAGCACAGGCAATTCAACCGGTCCCCATTTGCACTTCGAAATCCGTTATCTGGGCGCTTTCGTCAATCCGCTGGATTACCTGAGATAA
- the dtd gene encoding D-aminoacyl-tRNA deacylase yields MRAVLQRVKQGSVSVNGREIARIGKGLVILAGIGHQDDEKIVRAMAEKIAFLRIFEDEQGKMNLSVRDVGGEALVVSQFTLYADARKGRRPSFTDAALPEKARPLVDLFARALAEQGVPTQTGEFGAEMLVEIYNDGPVTILLEL; encoded by the coding sequence ATGCGGGCGGTTTTACAGCGTGTAAAACAGGGCAGTGTTTCAGTGAACGGGCGGGAAATTGCCCGGATTGGAAAAGGGTTGGTGATACTGGCTGGTATTGGACATCAGGATGATGAGAAAATCGTCCGTGCTATGGCGGAGAAGATTGCCTTTCTGAGGATTTTTGAAGACGAGCAGGGTAAGATGAACTTATCTGTGCGTGATGTTGGCGGTGAGGCGCTGGTGGTTTCCCAGTTTACCCTCTATGCCGATGCACGCAAAGGCCGCCGCCCTTCCTTTACCGATGCCGCGCTTCCTGAAAAAGCGCGCCCGCTGGTGGATTTGTTTGCCCGTGCACTGGCAGAGCAGGGTGTGCCCACCCAGACCGGCGAATTTGGTGCCGAGATGCTGGTGGAAATTTACAACGATGGTCCGGTCACCATCTTGCTGGAACTTTAG
- a CDS encoding PIG-L deacetylase family protein: protein MNILAFFAHPDDETMLCGGTLALLARAGAQVHLLIATRGEGGENGDPPVCPREKLGEVRAEEMRCAAEKLGAASLRFLSYVDPLVGPDDTLYAFTEDEETLVSELIEVLQSVHAEALISHGSNGEYGHPAHRLCHRAARKAIERLGTRALLFYTIQAAHPEHPRPRLANPQDPAHLILDTRSVHEVKVAAALCHRTQHALFVRNTSRELGCPVTVPEVIRDWESLHRVYPAVTRLPVEDRLAILLKSTGCARDPDKP from the coding sequence ATGAACATTCTGGCTTTCTTTGCACACCCAGACGATGAAACCATGCTGTGCGGCGGCACGCTTGCCCTGCTAGCCCGCGCGGGCGCACAGGTACATTTGCTCATTGCCACCCGTGGCGAAGGCGGAGAGAATGGCGACCCGCCGGTATGTCCACGCGAAAAACTCGGTGAAGTACGCGCCGAAGAAATGCGCTGTGCCGCCGAGAAACTGGGAGCCGCCAGTTTGCGCTTTCTCTCGTATGTTGATCCACTTGTTGGACCGGATGATACCCTGTACGCCTTCACCGAGGATGAGGAAACCCTGGTTTCCGAACTCATCGAAGTTCTTCAAAGTGTCCACGCTGAAGCGCTCATCAGTCATGGGAGCAACGGCGAATACGGACATCCGGCACACCGTTTATGTCATCGCGCCGCGCGAAAAGCCATCGAACGTCTTGGCACACGAGCGCTACTTTTCTACACCATTCAGGCGGCGCATCCTGAACATCCCCGTCCGCGCCTTGCCAACCCGCAAGACCCGGCACATTTGATTCTGGACACCCGCAGTGTACATGAGGTGAAAGTAGCGGCGGCATTATGTCACCGCACCCAGCACGCCCTGTTTGTGCGCAACACCAGCCGCGAATTGGGGTGTCCGGTCACTGTGCCGGAGGTGATTCGCGACTGGGAAAGCCTGCATCGAGTGTATCCTGCAGTGACTCGTCTTCCTGTAGAAGATAGACTGGCAATCCTTCTGAAATCAACAGGTTGTGCGCGCGACCCTGACAAACCATGA
- the selD gene encoding selenide, water dikinase SelD, with product MSEAEPFANNGRKIRLTTLSSCAGUASKLNAETLAHVLRPLKDVFATQQYPDLLVGLDQPDDAAIWRLSDDRALVITTDFFTPVVDDAYDYGAIAAANSLSDIYAMGGEPFLALNVAALPPQLPHELLAEIIRGAAEKAREAGVVVAGGHTVQDKEPKFGLVVVGFVHPGKILTKSGARVGDRLVLTKPLGFGTVTTALKRGVAEPQDIEEAVTWMKQLNRQAAQLARQFDLKAGTDVTGFSLLGHALEMARESGVGMRFRYSQIPFLSCAYKYARQFIFPGGASDNRLYFGQWVQFDANLDEHEQMLLFDPQTSGGLLLAVPSDRIDAFLEEAPTQGISIWEVGEVVSGEGIEVTW from the coding sequence ATGAGCGAAGCCGAACCATTTGCGAACAATGGGCGAAAGATTCGACTGACCACTTTATCCAGTTGTGCTGGCTGAGCATCCAAACTGAATGCGGAAACGCTTGCGCACGTGTTGCGCCCCCTCAAGGATGTCTTTGCCACACAACAATACCCGGATTTGCTGGTTGGCTTGGATCAGCCGGATGACGCTGCCATCTGGCGTCTTTCCGACGATCGCGCGCTGGTCATTACCACTGACTTCTTCACCCCGGTCGTAGATGATGCTTACGACTATGGGGCAATTGCTGCTGCCAACAGTCTGTCAGACATCTACGCTATGGGAGGCGAACCCTTCCTTGCTCTGAATGTTGCTGCGCTTCCTCCCCAGTTGCCCCATGAACTGCTGGCGGAGATTATCCGAGGTGCGGCAGAGAAAGCTCGCGAAGCGGGGGTGGTGGTTGCGGGTGGACATACCGTACAGGACAAAGAGCCCAAATTTGGGCTGGTTGTGGTAGGTTTTGTCCACCCGGGAAAGATACTCACCAAAAGCGGCGCACGGGTAGGGGATCGCCTGGTGCTGACCAAGCCCCTGGGCTTTGGCACGGTGACTACGGCTTTGAAGCGGGGTGTGGCAGAACCACAGGATATCGAAGAAGCCGTTACCTGGATGAAGCAATTGAACCGTCAGGCGGCACAACTTGCCCGGCAGTTTGACCTCAAAGCCGGCACGGACGTTACCGGGTTCAGCCTGTTGGGGCATGCGCTGGAGATGGCACGGGAATCTGGCGTGGGAATGCGGTTCCGCTATTCACAGATTCCTTTCCTCTCTTGTGCTTACAAGTATGCCCGCCAGTTCATCTTCCCCGGTGGTGCCAGTGATAATCGTCTCTACTTTGGGCAGTGGGTGCAATTTGATGCCAATCTGGACGAACATGAACAAATGTTATTGTTTGACCCCCAAACCAGTGGAGGATTGCTTCTGGCTGTCCCCTCTGACCGAATAGATGCTTTTCTGGAGGAAGCCCCAACGCAAGGCATTTCTATCTGGGAAGTCGGTGAGGTTGTCTCAGGTGAAGGTATCGAAGTAACATGGTAA